The Candidatus Eisenbacteria bacterium sequence GGGCCTTCTGGCGGGCCTCGTCATGCCGCCGCGCGGTCCCGCCGTCGGGTCGTTCAGGACCGGCTGGCGCACCCGCGAGTTCGATCCCTGGCTGCTGCCCGGCCACCGGGCTGGCCCGCTCGACGCGGCGGGGCTGCAGGCCAGGCTGGTCGAGGAGCGCAACGTGCTGCCCTTGGCGGAACTGCCGTGGTTGTGGGCGGCGAGGCACGGGGCGGCGACGGTTCGTGTGTCGGCCCGATTCGGCCCCGAGTTCGCTTCCGCGCTGCCCCTCGCTGCGGCGGCGCAGGGAAGTCGTTGACCGCAACTCAACGTGTTGCATAGGATTGACTGCCACCAGATTCGGGCCAGACACCGCGCCCCGCCTCACCATCGTGTGCCCGTCGCCGAGCAGCCTCGGCGGTGATGCCGGTCGCGCGGCCCTGTCACTTTCCTGACCGTTACACGCCTCGCGCGCGCCACCGGGAGAACCTGCTCATGCACCTTCGATTGTTCGCCGTGTTCGCCGGAGCGCTTCTCGCGACGGCGGGGGTGGCCAGTGCCGCCACCGTGATCGAGAAGGAGTTTCGCTACGACGCCGGCCGCGTGCGCGTCGCGAGTCGCGATGGCTACACCGCGGTGGAAGCGCGCGGAGCGGTGCGCGAGTTCCGCTCCGGGCATCCGGACCTGCCGTGGATCAGCGAACGCATCGACCTGCCGGAGGGAACGCGCGCGACGTCGGTCGAAGTAGTGGACGTCGAAACCGGCCTGCTCGCGCGCGGCGCGCTGATCGCGCCCGCCATGGTCCTCACGCCGGGTCTGGGCCCGGTCGAACGGACACGGCCCGATCCGCGATATTTCTCGACCGCGACGCCGCAGCCCGAGGACTGGGTCGGCCTCGGAGAGCAGGGTTCACGTCGGGGTCGCAACGTCGCCTACGTGCGAATCAGCCCGGTGCGCTGGAACCCCTCGACCGGCGAGTTGGACCGGGTCGCGCGGGTGCGGGTTCGGCTGACGCTCGAGGCGAGCCACGATGTTCCGGTCACACGCGAGCGGATCGTGCGCGAATGGGAGGACGGGGGGCTGCCGAGCGGCGTGCCGACCCGCGCCCTGGGTGCGGCGCTCACCGCGGCCGACGGGGTCCCGAGGCCGGGGGCGGGCGCGTTCCGGCCGCAGCAGCTGCCGTCGGTGCTCGGCAGCCCGGTCGCCTATCTCATCATCACGAGCGACGCGCTGGCGCCCTCGTTCCAGCCGCTCGCGGACTGGAAGACGCAGTGCGGCGTCCCCGCGGTGGTGCGCACGACCTCGTTCATCCAGCAGCAGTACCCGTCGGCGGCGGACGACGCCGAGCGCATCCGGCTGTTCATCCGCGACGCCTACTCGCGCTGGGGCACGAAATGGGTGTTGCTCGGCGGCGACACCGACATCATTCCGACGCGGCAGGCCATTACGCTCTTCTATGGCGGCGAGAGCATCGCCACCGACCTGTACTTCAGCTGCCTCGACGGGAACTGGAACGCCGACGGCGACAGCGTCTACGGCGAGGGCTACTCCTCGCCGTCGGACCCGGGAGACGGCTGCGACCTCCTGCCGGACGTGTACGTCGGGCGCGCGCCGGTCCTGACGGTGAGCGACGCGCAGACGTTCGTGAACAAGACGCTGTCGTACGAGAAGACCCCGCCGGGCGGCTACGAGCAGGGCTGGCTGTTCTTCGCCGAAGTCCTGTTTCCGCAGCCGTGGACGACGGGCCAGCCGACGCAGCTCGATGGCGCCGAACTGACCGAGGACCTGCTGCCGCTCACCGACCAGGTGCCCGCCATTCACACGGCGAGACTGTACGAGAACTACACCGATGGCCGGTGGCGCCCGGGGTCGCTGCCGGAGGATCAGCAGTCCGTGATGGACTCGCTCAACGCCGGCTACGGAATGGCGCTGCACATCGGTCACGGCTACCGCAACGTGATGGAGGTCGGCTCCGGATCGCTCGTCAACTCCGACGTGATGAGCCTCCACAACGGTGACAAGCTCTTCAACCTGTACGCGATCAACTGCACGTCGAGCGCCATCGATTTCCCGTGCATCGGCGAAGCCTTCATCCTCAATCCCAACGGCGGCGCGGTCACCAACGTCGGCTCGACACGCTTCGATTTCCCGAGCGCCGGCCGCTCCTACCAGTACGAGTACTTCCGGCTGTTCCTCGAGGACAGCGTGGACGCCGTGGGAGAGCTTCAGGCCCGGCAGAAGGAACCGTTCGTGGCGTTCTCCGCGTACGATGGCGTCCATCGCTGGACGCAGTTCACCCTGCTCCTGCTCGGGGACCCCGAACTGCACATGTGGCACGGCAGCTGGCGGCCGCTCGCCGTCTCGCATCCCGCTTCGGTCGCGTTGAGCGATTCCCAGTTCGCGGTGAACGTCTCGAGCGGAGGTCAGCCGGTCGCCAACGCGCGCGTGACCGCCTATCGCGCGGGAGACGAGTACGCGAGCGTGACGACCGACGCGCTCGGCAACGCGATCGTGCCGTTCCGTCCGGACTCCGCGGGCTCGTTCGTCCTGACGGCGACGGCGTACAACGCCCACCCGTATCAGGCCACGGTGGCGCTGCTGCCCTCGGCGGTGGCGACGCTCGTGGACGGGGCGGTGATCGTGGACGACGGCGCCGCCGCGGGGACTTCCGGCGACCAGAACTCGAAACTGGACGCCGGTGAGACGGCCGAACTGAGGGTCGCCGTTCGCAATCGCGGAGCGCTCGCGGCCACGAACGTGACCGCCAAGCTGTCCACCACCGACCCGCAGGTCACGATCCTCGTGCCGACGGCCAGCTACGGCTCGCTCGCGGCCGACGCGCTGATCGTGCCGTCGGTGGGCTTTCGCGTCAGCACGCCGGACACGATGACGGACCAGCGCGAAATCCCGTTCACGATGACGGTCCTCGCCGACGGCGGGCTGAGCTGGACCGAGAAGTTCCAGCTGACCGTGCACTCACCCGAGCTGCGAAGCTTCGGACACGGTGAAACGGAGCCCGTCGGCAACGGCAACGGGCGACCCGAGGTGGGGGAGACGGTCCAATACGCGATCCAGCTGCGGAATCTCGGCACCGGAACCGCCTACGGCACCGCCGCGGTTCTGCGCAGCTACGACGGGCTGGCGCTGGTGACGGACAGCACCACGTCGTTCGGCACCGTCGCGCCGGGCACGGTCTCGACCGGCGATCCGCTCGTCTTCCAGCCGTTGTCGGCGGGCGCGAAACTCGCGCTGATCGTGAGCGACTCCCGCGGCCTGCAAACGACCCAGACGCTCGACCTCGGCCATCCCGCCGTGCCGAGCGCGATCAAGGGGCTCGGGGCGGCCTCGAGCATCGCCCTGACCTGGAAGCGCGTCCTGGACCCCGACCTGTTCGGCTACCGCATCTACCGGAGCTCTTCGCAGGGAGGCACCTACACGCTGGTGAACCCGGTCCCGACGGATCGGATCGCCTATTTCACCGACGAGGGGTTGGTGCCGCTCACGCGCTACTACTACAAGATCTCGTCGGTGGACTCCTCGGGCAACGAGTCGGCGCTTTCGGCCGTCGCGGCCTCGAGCACGAACCCGCCCCTGCATTCGATCTTCCCGGTGCCGACCGGCCGCAACACGCCGTCGCCCGTCGCGCTCGAATACGTGTACTCCTCGTCGCAGATGGACATCGCCGCGGGCGCCGACTTCCTCTATGTCCTGCACGCGGACGGCAACGCGCCGGTGGACGCCGACGGTTCGGGCGCGACCCTCGGCGACTTCAGCAACGTGGGCAGTTACTACGCGGCCGGCCCCTCGATCGCGCCGCTGGCGCCCGGCCAGGGCTGGTCGTTCATCTGCCCGACCTGGGACTCCTCGGCGCTCTACGTGTTCGACACCGCCGGCCAGCTCCGGCCCGGGTTTCCGGTCAGCACGCTGGATCCGCTGTGGAGCTCTGCGGCGGTCGGCGACATCGACGGCGACGGCCGGATGGAGATCGTGGTCGGATCGAACGGCGTGCGCGTCTACGCCTTCAACGACGACGGCACCGAAGTTCTCAACGGCGACAACAACGCCGGAACGCAGGGTGTCTTCAAGGCGCTCTCCGCCGGCCCGAACTTCTGCACGCCGGCGCTCGCGGACATTGACGGCGATGGTCTGCCGGAGATCATCTTCAACGGCGGTGACGGCCGCGTGTACGCCTGGAACGCCGACGGCTCGAACGTTCCCGGGTTCCCGATCGTCACGAACGCCTACTTCTCGGGCTCGCCGGCCGTCGGACATCTCGACGGCGCGGGAGACACGAGCCTCGAGATCGTCTGCGTGGGCACGAACGACTCGATCTACGTTTTCGAACCGGATGGCACGCGACGTCCCGGCTGGCCGCTGTGGAATCGCGCCAGCGGCACCAGCAAGTCGCCCTCGCCGGCGATCGCCGACATGAACAACGACGGCTACAACGACATCGTGTTCCAGAGCACGAACGGTTACCTGTTCGTCTACAACCGGAACGGTACGGTCCTCCCGCCGCTGACGGCGATCAAGTACACGGCGCTCACCTCCGGGGTCGCCGAGTGCAGCCCCATCGTCGCCGATCTGAACGGCGACGGACGCAACGACGTGTTGCTCGGTGACGAGGCCGGCGTTCTGACGGCGATCTCCGGCATGGACGGGACGGTCCTGCCGGGATTCCCGATCCAGCTCGCCGGCGAGGTGCGCGGCACTCCGGCGGTCGCGGACATCGATCGCGACGGCATGACCGAAATCGTGGTCGCGGACTGGGACAAGAACATCTACGTCTGGGACTACGATTTCCCGTTCCAGCCGAATGGTGAGGCCCCGTGGCCCCAGTTCCACCACGACCCGCGCCGGACGGGCCTGGCGAGCTCGGTGCTCTACCTGGGCGCCGGGGATCCCGGGCAGGGCGGTACGCCGGTGCGCGAGCTCGAGCTCGCGCCGCCGTCGCCGAATCCCGCGCATGCCCGTTCGCGGCTCTGGTACGGCGTGCCGGTCACGCTGGCGGGCGGAACCTACGATCTTTCGATCTACGACCTCGGTGGACGGCGCGTTCGCCACGTCGCCTCGGGCGAGGCGCGCGCCGGGCGCTGGTCGCTCGAATGGGACCTGCGCGGCGAGGATTCGCGTCCGGTGCGCGGCGGAGTCTACTTCGCGCGCTTCTCGCTGGGCGGCCACGCGGTGACCCGCAAGCTCGTCGTGGTCCAGTAGGCGGATCCGCGAGGGCGGCCGCGCCGGCCTCCGGCGCGGCCGCCGCCCGCGCGCCCGCGACTCCCGCACCGCAGCGGCCCGATTCGCGCGCAGGTTTGACCGCTCGTGCCACCGGTCCGTAACCTGCGCCGCCCGAGCGCAGGCCCGTACCGAGGATCCGCCCCGCATGAGCGTCCGCGTCCGTTTCGCCCCGAGCCCGACCGGCTTCCTGCATGTCGGGGGCGCCCGAACGGCGCTCTACAACTACCTCTTCGCCCGCTCGCGGGGCGGAACGTTCGTGTTGCGCATCGAGGACACCGACGCCGGCCGCTCGAGCGAGGCGTCCGTGAACGAGATTCTCGCCGCCCTGCGATGGCTGGGCCTGAGCTGGGACGAGGGTCCGGGCGCCGATGGCGGGCACGGCCCGTACTTCCAGTCCCAGCGCACGGACTTCTACCGCCGCGCCGCGGCCCGGCTGGCGCAGGGCGGGCACGCCTACCCGTGCTTCTGCTCGACCGAAGAGCTCGAGCAGCGCCGCGCCGCACAGGCGGCGCGCGGCGAGGATCCGAAGTACGACGGCCGCTGCCGGACGCTTTCGCCGGCCGACCGCGATGCGCGGGGCGCCTCGGGCCGTCCGCACGCCCTACGCTTCGCGCTCGGCGCCTCGGAGGAGGTCGCCTGGGACGACGTCGTGCGCGGGCACGTGTCGTTCCGCAGCGACGTGCTCGACGACTTCGTGCTGGTGCGCTCGGACGGACTGCCGACCTACAACTTCGCGTGCGTCGTGGACGACCTCGAGATGCGGATCACGCACGTCGTGCGCGGCGACGACCACATCTCCAACACCCCGCGCCAGCTGCTGCTCTATCGCGCGCTCGGAGCCGCGCCGCCGGTCTTCGCGCACGCTTCCATGATCCTCGGCCCCGACGGCAAGCGGCTCTCGAAACGTCACGGCGCGACGTCGGTCGAGGCCTTCGGCGAGCTGGGCATCGTCCCGGAGGGCATGGTGAACTTCCTGGCGCTGCTCGGCTGGGCCTACGACGGCCGGCAGGAGCTGTTCACGCTCGCCGAGCTCGAGAAGGCGTTCACGCTCGAGCGGGTCGGAGCCCATCCGGCGGTGTTCGACACGCAGAAACTCGAATGGGTGAACGCGCAGCACCTGAAGCGCCTGGACGAGCCCGAACGCGTGCGCCGCGTCGTGGCCTTCCTCGAATCGCGCGGCCACGACCTGACGGAGCGAAGTCCGGAATGGCGGCGCGTGTTCGTCCGGGCGCTCGGCGACCGCCTGCGAACGCTGGCAGACGCCGAAACGTGGGGCGCGTTCGCGCTGCGCGGAACACTCGAGATCGAACCCGAGGCCTGGGCCGACCTGGCGTCGAGGCCGGCCGCGTCACGGGTGCTGGCGCGCCTCGCCGACCTTCTGCGGGCCGACGAAGACTTTTCGCTCGCGAGCCTCGAGGCGGGCACGCGCGCGCTCGCGGCCGAACTGGGACTCAAGCCGGGCGAGGTGATCAGCCCGGCGCGTGTCGCGCTCACGGGCCGCAAGGCCGCGCCCGGGATCTTCGAGGTCATGTGGCTCCTCGGCCGGCAACCGTGCGTCGCCCGGTTGGAAGCGGCGCACGAGCGCTTGCACTCGCAGGCTCGGAGCGGCTAGATTCCCGCCCGCGATTCCCCGGTAGTGTAACGGCAGCACGACAGGTTCTGGCCCTGTTAGTCGAGGTTCAAATCCTTGCCGGGGAGCCATTTCATCGCGCGCGCCGGGGATGCAGAGTCCCCGGCGCGGCGCATTTGCCCGGTCCACTTGACGCGTCGTGAGGGCGTCAGTAGATTGCCGCCCGCTTCGCGGCGGGACCGTGGGCCGCAAGCCGTGTGGCGCTATCGTCTAGGGGTCTAGGACGGGTGGTTCTCAGCCATCAAACCGGGGTTCGAATCCCCGTAGCGCTACCAACTTCGCTGCTGGAGCGCGCCGTCGCGACTAGCGTGCGGGTCCGCCGCCGGCGCCCGTCGAATCCGGGAGCGTGAGGTGGCGGAACTCCGAGCCCCAGCGCATGTCGAGTTCGGGGCGCCCGTCCTCGGCCAGCCGGGCGTCCACGCCCGTGCGGCCATTCGCGTCGAGCAACTGCACGCGAGGCGAACCGTCCGCGCCGACCTCCAGCACGATGCGGTTGCGTCCGCCGGCGTCGGACAGCCGCAGGCGCGGCGATCCGTCGGGCCGGATGACGCCGTACAAGACCGCGCGGCCGGACACGTCGTTGAGGCGCACGGTCGGGCTTGCGCTTTCGTCCAGCGCGAGCGCCCCGCGCCAGTGCTGGTCGCCGTCCACCAGCAGGAAGCGCTGCGCGACCACCTCGGTCCGCGGCAGCAACGCCCAGAAGACGGCGAGCGCGAAGCCGACGGACAATGCGGCGACCGCCGCGGTGAGCCGTTCGAGCCGGCGCGACAGCGCTCCGGCCTCCGTGTTCTCGCTGGGCATGGCCACGGTCTCCACTGCGCAGGGGTGAATCGTGGTTGACCGGCGCGAGCATAGGGCAGCGGGCGCGGCGGAGCGACCCCGCCCGCGGCGGGAGCCGTGAGCGCCGCCGGATCACGGTCGCCCGGATTTCCGCATCGCGTCGTCGCGGTGACGGGCGCGCTCGGTTTCGTCGCTTCGAGACTCCTGCCGCGGCTGGCGAGGCGCGGGGTGCGCGTGCTCGCCGTGCTGCGGCCCGGTCGCGACCCTTCGCCGCTCCCGCCGCTCGCCGAGCTCGAGGTTCGGCACGGCGACCTCGCGGAACCGGCGTCCCTGCGCGGCGCGTTCGACGGCGCGGGAGCGGTCGTCCACCTGGCGGGACTCGCGCTCGTGCCCGGGATGCTGCCGGCCATCGAATCGGCCGGCGTCGCGGCGGGCGTGTTCGTCAGCTCCGCCGGCGTCTACACGAAGCTCGCGAGCCGGGGGGCCGACGCCAAGCGCGCCGGCGAGCAGGCGCTGCGCGCTTCGGCGCTCGCATGGACGATCCTGCGTCCGAGCATGATCTACGGCACTCCCCGTGACCGGAACCTCGTGAGACTGCTTCGCTGGTTGCGACGCTGGCCGATCGTCCCGGCGCCGCTCGGCGGCCGCACACCCCAGCAGCCGGTGCACGTGGATGATCTCGCGGATGCGATCGTGGCCGCACTCGAGCGCCCCGCGGCGGCGCGCCGCGAGTACGACGTCGGCGGACCAGAGGCGATCCCTCTCGCGACGGTCATCCACGAGTGCGCGGAGGCCCTCGGGAGGAGGGCCCGCATCGTGCCGGTCCCGCTCGCGCCGGCGCACGCGGCGGCGGTGCTGGCGAGGCGGCTGCGATTGCCGTTTCCCGTCAGCCCGGAGCAGGTGCTTCGCCTCGCCGAGTCCAAGGCCGTGGACATCCGTCCGGCCCGCGAGGACCTCGGCTTCGCGCCGCGGGAGTTCCGCGAGGGCATCCGGGCCGAGGCGCGCATGCTGCTGGAGCAGGCCGACTAGGTC is a genomic window containing:
- a CDS encoding VCBS repeat-containing protein gives rise to the protein MHLRLFAVFAGALLATAGVASAATVIEKEFRYDAGRVRVASRDGYTAVEARGAVREFRSGHPDLPWISERIDLPEGTRATSVEVVDVETGLLARGALIAPAMVLTPGLGPVERTRPDPRYFSTATPQPEDWVGLGEQGSRRGRNVAYVRISPVRWNPSTGELDRVARVRVRLTLEASHDVPVTRERIVREWEDGGLPSGVPTRALGAALTAADGVPRPGAGAFRPQQLPSVLGSPVAYLIITSDALAPSFQPLADWKTQCGVPAVVRTTSFIQQQYPSAADDAERIRLFIRDAYSRWGTKWVLLGGDTDIIPTRQAITLFYGGESIATDLYFSCLDGNWNADGDSVYGEGYSSPSDPGDGCDLLPDVYVGRAPVLTVSDAQTFVNKTLSYEKTPPGGYEQGWLFFAEVLFPQPWTTGQPTQLDGAELTEDLLPLTDQVPAIHTARLYENYTDGRWRPGSLPEDQQSVMDSLNAGYGMALHIGHGYRNVMEVGSGSLVNSDVMSLHNGDKLFNLYAINCTSSAIDFPCIGEAFILNPNGGAVTNVGSTRFDFPSAGRSYQYEYFRLFLEDSVDAVGELQARQKEPFVAFSAYDGVHRWTQFTLLLLGDPELHMWHGSWRPLAVSHPASVALSDSQFAVNVSSGGQPVANARVTAYRAGDEYASVTTDALGNAIVPFRPDSAGSFVLTATAYNAHPYQATVALLPSAVATLVDGAVIVDDGAAAGTSGDQNSKLDAGETAELRVAVRNRGALAATNVTAKLSTTDPQVTILVPTASYGSLAADALIVPSVGFRVSTPDTMTDQREIPFTMTVLADGGLSWTEKFQLTVHSPELRSFGHGETEPVGNGNGRPEVGETVQYAIQLRNLGTGTAYGTAAVLRSYDGLALVTDSTTSFGTVAPGTVSTGDPLVFQPLSAGAKLALIVSDSRGLQTTQTLDLGHPAVPSAIKGLGAASSIALTWKRVLDPDLFGYRIYRSSSQGGTYTLVNPVPTDRIAYFTDEGLVPLTRYYYKISSVDSSGNESALSAVAASSTNPPLHSIFPVPTGRNTPSPVALEYVYSSSQMDIAAGADFLYVLHADGNAPVDADGSGATLGDFSNVGSYYAAGPSIAPLAPGQGWSFICPTWDSSALYVFDTAGQLRPGFPVSTLDPLWSSAAVGDIDGDGRMEIVVGSNGVRVYAFNDDGTEVLNGDNNAGTQGVFKALSAGPNFCTPALADIDGDGLPEIIFNGGDGRVYAWNADGSNVPGFPIVTNAYFSGSPAVGHLDGAGDTSLEIVCVGTNDSIYVFEPDGTRRPGWPLWNRASGTSKSPSPAIADMNNDGYNDIVFQSTNGYLFVYNRNGTVLPPLTAIKYTALTSGVAECSPIVADLNGDGRNDVLLGDEAGVLTAISGMDGTVLPGFPIQLAGEVRGTPAVADIDRDGMTEIVVADWDKNIYVWDYDFPFQPNGEAPWPQFHHDPRRTGLASSVLYLGAGDPGQGGTPVRELELAPPSPNPAHARSRLWYGVPVTLAGGTYDLSIYDLGGRRVRHVASGEARAGRWSLEWDLRGEDSRPVRGGVYFARFSLGGHAVTRKLVVVQ
- a CDS encoding NAD(P)H-binding protein, encoding MSAAGSRSPGFPHRVVAVTGALGFVASRLLPRLARRGVRVLAVLRPGRDPSPLPPLAELEVRHGDLAEPASLRGAFDGAGAVVHLAGLALVPGMLPAIESAGVAAGVFVSSAGVYTKLASRGADAKRAGEQALRASALAWTILRPSMIYGTPRDRNLVRLLRWLRRWPIVPAPLGGRTPQQPVHVDDLADAIVAALERPAAARREYDVGGPEAIPLATVIHECAEALGRRARIVPVPLAPAHAAAVLARRLRLPFPVSPEQVLRLAESKAVDIRPAREDLGFAPREFREGIRAEARMLLEQAD
- a CDS encoding glutamate--tRNA ligase, with the translated sequence MSVRVRFAPSPTGFLHVGGARTALYNYLFARSRGGTFVLRIEDTDAGRSSEASVNEILAALRWLGLSWDEGPGADGGHGPYFQSQRTDFYRRAAARLAQGGHAYPCFCSTEELEQRRAAQAARGEDPKYDGRCRTLSPADRDARGASGRPHALRFALGASEEVAWDDVVRGHVSFRSDVLDDFVLVRSDGLPTYNFACVVDDLEMRITHVVRGDDHISNTPRQLLLYRALGAAPPVFAHASMILGPDGKRLSKRHGATSVEAFGELGIVPEGMVNFLALLGWAYDGRQELFTLAELEKAFTLERVGAHPAVFDTQKLEWVNAQHLKRLDEPERVRRVVAFLESRGHDLTERSPEWRRVFVRALGDRLRTLADAETWGAFALRGTLEIEPEAWADLASRPAASRVLARLADLLRADEDFSLASLEAGTRALAAELGLKPGEVISPARVALTGRKAAPGIFEVMWLLGRQPCVARLEAAHERLHSQARSG